Part of the Thermoanaerobaculia bacterium genome, TCGGGCACGTTCCAGGCCGCGGTCAACGCCTCGCGGGAAATTCCGGACACCGAGATCCTCGAAGTCGATTCGCGGAACGCGTCGATCGCGGAAGGGCTCGTCGTTCGCGCGGCGGCCGAGGCGATCCTTCAGGGAGCCTCCGCGGAGGAAGCCGCCCAGATCGCGCGCGACGCGGCAACCCGCGTCCGCCTCTTCGTCGCGGTGCCCACGATCGAGCACCTCGTCCGCGGCGGGCGGGTCTCGGCGGGGAAGGGAAGCTTCGCGCGCGCCCTCCACCTCCTTCCGGTCCTGACCGTCGGCCGGGATGGAAAGGCGACGTCCGCCGGGATGGGATTCGGCTACCGCCGCGCCGTCCGGAAGATGATGCGCCTCCTCTTCGCGGCGGCCGGGCGCTCCGGCGGGCAGCGCTTCGGCGTCGTGCACGCGGATGCGCTCGAGGAAGCGGAAGTGCTCGCGCGCGAGATCCGGGAGCGGTATCCGTCCTCGGACGTGATCGTGCTGGAGTGTTCCCCCGTGCTCGGCGCCCACGGCGGTCCGGGGGCGCTCGGGGTCGCCGTCCTCCCTTCGTAGAGGGGGGCGCGTCCGACCCGCGCCTGCAGTCAAGAAGGTCAAATGAGCAGGCGAGGCCGGGTGTTGACTCGAGGCTCCTGAACTCGCGACTCGTGACGCGTGACCCGCGACTCGTGACTCGCGACGGACGCCGAAAGGCGTCCCGACTCGCGACTACTCTTACAGCGGTCGCCGGACCGTCGGTATGGAATCGCTGAACGCGATTCCCCGGGCGAGTTCCGCGACGAACGCCTCCACGGACGGGAACCGGTTCGCCGGCTCCTTCTCGAGCGCGCGGTGGACCGCGGCGGACGCGGAAGGGGAGAGATGCGGAACGACCTCGTCGAGGGGCTCCGGCGGGGTCTGCGTGTGCGCGAGCGCGGCGGCCCCGAGATCGCCCTTGACGGCGAACGGAAGGGCGCCGGAGAGCATCTCGTAGGCGACGATCCCGAGGCTGTACTGGTCGGAGCGCGCGTCGGCGACCGCGCCCCGGAAGAGCTCGGGCGCCATGTAGGCGGCCGTTCCGAGGACCATCCCGGCGCGGGTGGGATGGAGCGGCGTCTCCGACGCCTCGTCGGTCAGCTTTTCGAGGCGGGCGACGCCGAAGTCGAGCACCTTCGCGGGCACCCGCGCCGCGCTCGAATCGCCGAGGACCATGATGTTGTCCGGTTTCAAGTCCCGGTGGACGACGCCGGCCGCGTGCGCCAGATCGATCGCCTGCGCGATCGGGGTGAGGATCGCGGCGACCCGCGCCGGCGCGAGCTTTCCCTCGCGCCGGATCAGCGCCGACACCGTGCTCCCCTCGATGTACTCCATCACGAGAAACGCGTTCCCGGAGGGGAGCACGCCGAAATCGAAGACGGTCACGATGGCGGGATGGACGAGCTGGGCGATGATCCGCGCTTCGCGCTCGAAGCGGGCGCGGATCTCGCGGTCCTGAAGGAGGTGCGCGAGGAGCACCTTGATCGCGACGGGGCGCGAGAGCCGCTTCTGCACGGCGAGATACACCGCGCCCATCCCGCCCTGTCCGAGGAGCTGTCGGAGCTCGTACTTGTCTTCGATCGCGTACGGCGTCGCGTCGTGGGCGAAGAGCGTCGCGTCGTCGCGAGGGCAGGTCTCGGCGTCGGCCGGGTAGC contains:
- a CDS encoding serine/threonine-protein kinase; protein product: DLETRTGEVFLRRLAGAEREWIGATGAELLVPLPASGRLAGFLLLSPRLSEEPYGAEERELLHSLAGQLALAQDYTALKNASPLLATPAPSAGTVPGEPGARVCPVCRRCYPADAETCPRDDATLFAHDATPYAIEDKYELRQLLGQGGMGAVYLAVQKRLSRPVAIKVLLAHLLQDREIRARFEREARIIAQLVHPAIVTVFDFGVLPSGNAFLVMEYIEGSTVSALIRREGKLAPARVAAILTPIAQAIDLAHAAGVVHRDLKPDNIMVLGDSSAARVPAKVLDFGVARLEKLTDEASETPLHPTRAGMVLGTAAYMAPELFRGAVADARSDQYSLGIVAYEMLSGALPFAVKGDLGAAALAHTQTPPEPLDEVVPHLSPSASAAVHRALEKEPANRFPSVEAFVAELARGIAFSDSIPTVRRPL